The following coding sequences are from one Kogia breviceps isolate mKogBre1 chromosome X, mKogBre1 haplotype 1, whole genome shotgun sequence window:
- the MAGEH1 gene encoding melanoma-associated antigen H1: MPRGRKSRRRRNARAAEENRNNRKIQASETSETPMAASLVPSTPEDDLSGPEEDPSTPEEASTTPEEASSTALAQKPSVARSNFQGTKKSLLMSILALIFIMGNSAKEALVWKVLGKLGMQPGRQHSIFGDPKKVVTEEFVRRGYLIYKPVPRSSPVEYEFFWGPRAHVESSKLKVMHFVARVRNRCSKDWPCNYDWDSDDDAEVEAILNSGARGYSAP, translated from the coding sequence ATGCCACGGGGACGAAAGAGTCGGCGTCGCCGTAACGCAAGGGCCGCAGAAGAGAACCGCAACAATCGTAAGATACAGGCCTCAGAAACCTCCGAGACCCCAATGGCAGCCTCTTTGGTCCCGAGCACCCCCGAGGACGACCTGAGCGGCCCAGAGGAAGACCCAAGCACTCCAGAGGAGGCCTCCACCACCCCTGAGGAAGCCTCGAGCACTGCTCTAGCGCAGAAGCCCTCGGTAGCCAGGAGCAATTTTCAAGGCACCAAGAAAAGTCTCCTGATGTCTATATTAGCCCTCATCTTCATCATGGGCAACAGCGCCAAGGAGGCCCTGGTCTGGaaagtgctgggaaagttggggATGCAGCCTGGCCGGCAGCACAGCATCTTTGGAGATCCAAAGAAGGTCGTTACAGAAGAGTTTGTGCGCAGAGGGTACCTGATTTATAAGCCGGTGCCCCGTAGCAGTCCTGTGGAGTACGAGTTCTTCTGGGGACCTCGAGCACACGTGGAATCAAGCAAGCTGAAAGTCATGCATTTTGTGGCAAGGGTGCGTAACCGATGCTCCAAGGACTGGCCATGTAATTACGATTGGGATTCTGATGATGATGCAGAAGTTGAGGCTATCCTCAATTCAGGTGCTAGGGGTTATTCTGCCCCTTAG